The Tachyglossus aculeatus isolate mTacAcu1 chromosome 22, mTacAcu1.pri, whole genome shotgun sequence genome window below encodes:
- the STX3 gene encoding syntaxin-3 isoform X9, whose protein sequence is MKDRLEQLKAKQLTEDDDTEDVEIAIDNTAFMDEFFSEIEETRLNIDKISGSVEEAKKLYSIILSAPIPESKTKDDLEKLTTEIKKTANNVRNKLKSMERHIEQDEVRSSADLRIRKSQHSVLSRKFVEVMTKYNEAQVDFRERSKGRIQRQLEITGKKTTDEELEEMLESGNPAIFTSGIIDSQISKQALSEIEGRHKDIVQLESSIKELHDMFVDIAMLVENQEVVCEAGIGGDGR, encoded by the exons AAACAATTAACGGAAGACGATGATACTGAAGATGTGGAGATCGCCATCGATAACACGGCTTTTATGGACGAGTTCTTCTCTGAG ATCGAGGAGACCCGGCTCAACATCGACAAGATCTCAGGGAGCGTGGAGGAGGCCAAGAAGCTGTACAGCATCATCCTCTCCGCACCGATCCCCGAATCAA AAACAAAGGATGATCTGGAGAAACTCACGACTGAGATCAAGAAAACGGCCAACAACGTCCGCAACAAGCTGaaga GCATGGAGAGGCACATCGAACAGGACGAAGTCCGGTCATCGGCTGATCTGCGGATTCGGAAATCCCAG cactccgtcctctcccgcaAGTTTGTGGAGGTGATGACCAAGTACAACGAGGCGCAGGTGGACTTCCGGGAACGCAGCAAGGGGAGAATCCAGCGACAGCTCGAAATCA CCGGCAAGAAAACAACCGAcgaggagctggaggagatgtTGGAGAGCGGAAACCCGGCCATTTTCACTTCTGGA ATCATCGACTCTCAGATCTCGAAGCAGGCGCTCAGCGAGATCGAGGGGAGGCACAAGGATATCGTGCAGCTCGAGAGCAGCATCAAGGAGCTTCATGATATGTTTGTGGACATAGCCATGCTGGTGGAGAACCAG GAGGTGGTGTGTGAAGCGGGTATTG GGGGAGATGGTAGATAA